TCGGAGTTGGTGTAGATCCACGGGGTTCCCGCGTAGCTGTCGTGGAGGATCATGGGCCACCACATCCCCGACGGGTCGATGCCCGTGTTGATGTGGGACCAGTTCACACCCCTATCGGTCGAGAAGAGTCTGCGGAACGACCAGTCGCCTCCGTAGACTCCGTTCGTCATCCAGATCTTGTCCGGGTTGGACGGGTGGACCGAGATCGCGCTTCCGTCCCCCCCGGAGGCGAAGGTCCAGCTGGATCCGCCGTCGGTCGTCATGGGGATGCCGTTGTCCTGTGTTCCGCCCCCGATGATCCGGGCGTCGCTCAGTGCGGCGTCGATGTGCACATACTGGGTGATCGGGAGGAAGTTGCTGGACGAAGACCAGGTGGCGCCCGCATCATCAGAGTAGATCCACCCGCCGTCGTTCCCTTCCCAGACCCGGGTGCCGTCGGAGTGCCAGCGAATGGCATGATGGTCCACATGGACATCCGAGTCCGCGACCTCTGCCCAGTTCGTTCCTCCGTCGGTGGTTCTCCAGAGGGAGCCGCCGCCCGCCAACACAATGTTGTGGTCGGTGGGCGAAGCTCCGATGACATTGTTGTACCAGCCCTGGCCCCAGTGGTAGGCACTGGGTGGAGTCACATCCGACCAGGTGGAACCGCCGTTTGAGCTCCTGTAGACGCCGTGGGTGTTGTGGTCCGTCACATCGACGATGGCTGCGTAGACGACCTGCGAGGTCGTGCCGGACACGGAGACAGCGATCCTCCCCAGGTCCGTGGTGGGGAGCGTGCCGCTCCCATCGACGAGAAGCGTCCAGGATGCTCCGCTGTCGGTGGACTTGGCCACGCCGGCGCCATATCGGCCCATGTAGATGACATTCGACGCAGTCGGGCTGACGGAGATGTCCGAAACCCACCCGGTCAGGATCCGATTCCACGAACCCCCGTTGTCCGTCGAGCGGAAGTACCCGTGTCCGGTGCACGCGTGGATGATGTTCGTGTTCGTGGGGTCGTAGCGAATCCGGAAGAAGGAGGTTGGCTCGACGGGGAGAGCAACATGCGTCCAGCTGCCTCCGGCGTCGGTGGTTTCCCAGAGACCGGTTCCCGCGCGAATGAAGGGTTCCCCCGTGCCGACGAAGATGTGGTCGGAGTCCAGGGGATCCGTCGCAAACGAACCGATCGCCTGGCTGGTCAGGCCGTCCGTCATCGGGTACGGAATGAACCACAAGAACGACCAGAGGGCGCCACTCGCGGATGCGATGCGCGTTGCCGCACCGGAGGGTACTTCGATGTCGAGAACGCGCCCGGTGTACTTCGCGCCGGTGGAAGGGACATCCATTCCCCACGGCCCCAGGCAGTCCCACGAGTTGATGGCGCGCGGGCCTACCATGTCTTCGGCGGGGATCGTCTCGACTTCGTCCCAGATTCCGTCAAGTACTTCGCGCGGAAGGACATTGCCGTAGGGGTGGTGCCACTCGCTGAAGAACCAGCGCTCCTGATCCGGTCCCTTCGCGGGCTCCTCGGGCGGCATGGCAATGGGGGATTCCACGACTTCCGACTCCGCATCCGGGAGGGTGGTGTCCGCCGGACCCGGCACCAGGCCGGACGCGAAGAGAAGCAGGGCGGTCAGCAGTACCGAAGGAACCGCAAGTCGAAATATACGCATGGAAGCACTCCAGGATGATGGGGATCGAACACACGAGTGAGCACGCCGATCGAGACACTTTGCGCTTCAGTCTGCGTGGTTCGAGACGCATACGACAGCCAACAACCAAGTGTATCACAACCGACGGTGCGCGCTCAATCAGAACGG
The Gemmatimonadota bacterium DNA segment above includes these coding regions:
- a CDS encoding T9SS type A sorting domain-containing protein; amino-acid sequence: MRIFRLAVPSVLLTALLLFASGLVPGPADTTLPDAESEVVESPIAMPPEEPAKGPDQERWFFSEWHHPYGNVLPREVLDGIWDEVETIPAEDMVGPRAINSWDCLGPWGMDVPSTGAKYTGRVLDIEVPSGAATRIASASGALWSFLWFIPYPMTDGLTSQAIGSFATDPLDSDHIFVGTGEPFIRAGTGLWETTDAGGSWTHVALPVEPTSFFRIRYDPTNTNIIHACTGHGYFRSTDNGGSWNRILTGWVSDISVSPTASNVIYMGRYGAGVAKSTDSGASWTLLVDGSGTLPTTDLGRIAVSVSGTTSQVVYAAIVDVTDHNTHGVYRSSNGGSTWSDVTPPSAYHWGQGWYNNVIGASPTDHNIVLAGGGSLWRTTDGGTNWAEVADSDVHVDHHAIRWHSDGTRVWEGNDGGWIYSDDAGATWSSSSNFLPITQYVHIDAALSDARIIGGGTQDNGIPMTTDGGSSWTFASGGDGSAISVHPSNPDKIWMTNGVYGGDWSFRRLFSTDRGVNWSHINTGIDPSGMWWPMILHDSYAGTPWIYTNSDTWVYRSTDEGSNWAKHNAAAFPANVSNISVAKWSGSTNIYACLASSTAGQRLQVYDGAWVERSAGLPAGERVRHVAPHPYGSHEAYAVMNGLSTPGEKVYKTTDRGQNWANVTGNLPNVPASDVIAHPTDPNKLYLSSEMGCFRTTDGGTLWHRWNNGMPGANIVTELAFIDSLSTVGRFYVVAGSYGRSIWQREITGDDPVDVDEILASAEAFGLDQNFPNPANAQTAIAFAVPRDGKVDLSVFDVAGRRVKTIISDDLPAGRHEYTLDTSRMAAGVYFYKLQTHGKEQTRKLIIVR